Below is a window of Rhodopseudomonas sp. P2A-2r DNA.
GATGATGCCCTTGGCGGTCGCCGCGGGGATCTCGACATTGTCGACGCCGATGCCGGCGCGGCCGATCACTTTCAGTCGCGTCGCCTTCTCAAGGATCTTGGCCGTGGCCTTGGTGGCCGAGCGGATGGCCAGGCCGTCATAGTTGCCGATAATTTCGGCGAGCTTGTCCTTATCCTTGCCGAGGTTCGGCTGGAAGTCGACGTCGATGCCGCGATCCTTGAAGATCTGCACGGCGGCGGGAGAGAGAGCATCGGAAATGAGGACTTTGGGGGCGGTCATGATGAGGCTCCTTCACCCTCCCCTTGAGGGGAGGGTCGGCGCGAAGCGCCGGGATGGGGTGAAGCTACGAGCTGACAATTGAGTGAACGAGCGGGGGAGTTCTTCACCCCACCCCGCCGAATCGTGACGACGCCGCGCGTCGCTCAGGGTCCGTCGACCCTCCCCTCCAGGGGAGGGTAAGAAGTGCTTAAGCCGCCTTGGCGAGCGAGGACTTCATCTCGGCGAACGCCCAGTCGATCCACTGCGTCAGGATCTCGACGTCCTTGGCTTCCACGGTGGCGCCGCACCAGATGCGCAGGCCGGCGGGAGCGTCGCGGTAGTGCGCGAAGTCGAAACCGGCGCCTTCCTTCTCGACCAGCGCCACCAGCTTCTTGGCGAAGTCAGCCTGGGCATCGGCTGACAGCGACGTGATGGCGGGATCGACCACCTTCATGCACACCGAGGTGTTGGAGCGGATCGCCGGATCGGCAGCGAGGAAGTCCACCCACGGCGTGCGGGCCTTCCAGTCGGCCAGCACCTTGGTGTTGGCGTCGGCGCGCGCGATCAGCGCGCTGAGACCGCCGACCGACTTGGCCCAGCCGAGCGCATCCAGATAGTCCTCGACGCACAGCATCGACGGCGTGTTGATGGTCTCGCCTTCGAAAATGCCTTCGTTTAGCTTGCCGCCCTTGGTCATGCGGAAGATCTTTGGCAGCGGCCAGGCCGGCGTGTAGCTCTCGAGACGCGCGACAGCGCGCGGGCTGAGCACCAGCATGCCGTGCGCAGCTTCGCCGCCCAGCGCCTTCTGCCAAGAGAAGGTGACGACATCGAGCTTGGCCCAGTCGAGCTTCTGCGCGAACGCCGCGGAGGTGGCGTCGCAGATGGTCAGGCCTTCACGATCGGCCTTGATCCAGTCGGCATTGGGCACGCGCACGCCGGAGGTGGTGCCGTTCCAGGTGAAGACGATGTCCGACGCCGGATCGGCCTTGGAGAGGTCAGGAATTTCGCCATAGCCGGCATGCAGCTTGGTGACGTCCTTGAGCTTCAGTTCCTTGACGATGTCGCTAACCCAGCCTTCGCCGAAGGATTCCCATGCGATGGTGGTGACGGGCCGCGCACCGAGCAGCGACCACAGCGCCATTTCGACCGCGCCGGTATCCGACGCCGGCACGATGCCGATCTTGTAGCCGGCCGGAACTTCCAGCACTTCGCGGGTCAGTTCGATGGCGAGCTTGAGCTTGGCCTTGCCGACCTTCGCGCGATGCGAACGGCCGAGGGCTGCATCCTTGAGATTTTCGGGGGTCCAACCGGGGCGCTTGGCGCAGGGACCGGAGGAAAAATGCGGCACGTTCGGCCGCGAAGATGGCTTAGCTGCAGTCATAATCTATCCTTCCAGATAGCAAGCCTCCCGTTGGGGGAGGTGGCCCGCTGGCGTGGATATGGGAATCGCCTTCCGGCGTCAAGGAACTTCCCAGCACGCGCGAAAAGGTGATGACGGTTCATCCTGCTCCGCTTCCTGCTCCCGCGCGAGCAATCCCGCCGCCACGGTCACTGAACGTATCGCCTTCCGTTTGCTGGTGAATTTCATCACGCCGCGATCGTTCACCTGGACAACGTAGTCGTTGCCGATTTTGACGATCGCATAGCATTTCTTGATTTCGACATTCACGCTCGATATACGCGCGAGACGTCTGTCCGTTGCACGACATTACCATCGCGCGCCCATTTGGTTGCCAACAGTTAACCGGAACCGGCCGGATCGCAGCCTCGCTGCGGCAATCAACGGGCCGGCGGCAGGTCCAGTTCACGTTCCGCCGCGGCGATCCAGCGCCGGATCGATGCGTAGCCGTCGAGATGGAAGCCGCCTTCATGGGCGACGCGCGTATAGGCCAACAGCGCCACGTCGGCGAGCGAGAAAGGATCGCCGATCAGGAACCGGGTCGCCGCGAGCTGATGCTCCATCCGCGCCAGCGCAAAGTAGCCACGCTTGATCTTTTCCGGATCGAGGTCGGAGGCCGGCTTGCCGAGATAGACCATCTGGAAACGGCAGACGGCGATATAGGGCTCGTGGCTGTACTGCTCCCAGAACAGCCACTCGTCCATCTTCGCGGCCTGGAAGGCATCGCGGGGAACAAGATCGCTGTCGCGCGCGAGATAGCGGATGATGGCGTTTGATTGCGCCAGCACGCGGCCGTCGTCGAGCACGATGGTCGGCACCTGCCCGGCCCCGTTGAGCCTGAGGAATTCCGGCGTCCGGCTTTCGCCCTTCATCGTATCGACGTCGACCCAGTCATACGGCAGCGCCAGCTGGTCACAGACCCACTTCACCTTCAGGCAGTTGCCGGAACTGCTGTCGCCGTAGATCTTCATGATCGCCCTGCTCCATGTCGGAAGCCCAGGGCAGCAGCCCGGCCAAATCCTGTCAACAGGTTTGGCGGGCGGCGGCGCGCGATCAGAACTTGTAGCCGAGGCCGGCGCGCACGGTGTTGATGCTGGTATCGACCGCCGACGAGAAGCGGATGTATTCCCACTCGGCACGCAGGAACAGGCCGCCAATCAAATTGACGTCCACGCCAAGTCCGGCGGAATAGCCGTAGAGCAAGTGGCTATATTGGGCATCGGTCTTGTTGTGGTCGAACGAAATGTACTGAAAACCTGGCGCCGCGTTGACGTTGACGGACTGGCCGAAGACGCGCGCCGTCCTGATGATGTCCGCCTGTCCCAGCGCGACACCGCCGAACATGTAGGGCAAAAATGATCCGAACGCGTAGCCCGCGCGGGCCCGGAACGTGCCGATGTCGGTGATCGACATGCTGGATGAACCGTAGTTGGTCACGCCATCGGTGTAGCCGAGCGAGTCGACGAACGAACGTCCCACGCTGCCGCTCTGCGTGCCGCCGAATTTGCCATGTAGATAGCTGAGCTCGACGCCGATCACCACGTCGTCCCACTGGCTGTTATAGCCGACGAAGCCGCCGAAGCCGTTGCCGTTCTGTGATGCCTTGCCCATGACGGGCCATTGCGACACCTGGCCGTCCTGCTCGATCGCGAGGCCGTCAAGCATTCGCGCCGTAACCGCGCGCGTGGCTCCCGCGAAATTCATGTCGGAGCGGCCATAGCCAGCCTGGGCACCGATATAGTAGCCCTGCCAGTTCACCTGCGAGGAGCTCACGCCGTCCGAAAAGGCGCCGCGCAGCACCGGAAGGTCCGGCATGTCTGCGGCCTGTGCGCCATGCGCCATCCCAAGCATTGCCGTCGCCATCAGAAACTTACGCATCACGACATCCCTCAACTCATCGACTGTCATGATCATCCCGCGTTAACCTTAACCAATGGTTGCGCGAGTGTGGTTCGCGCAAAACAAAACGGCGCGGGAAGGTCCCGCGCCGTTAAGATGTCTTAAGATAGTTG
It encodes the following:
- a CDS encoding phosphoserine transaminase, coding for MTAAKPSSRPNVPHFSSGPCAKRPGWTPENLKDAALGRSHRAKVGKAKLKLAIELTREVLEVPAGYKIGIVPASDTGAVEMALWSLLGARPVTTIAWESFGEGWVSDIVKELKLKDVTKLHAGYGEIPDLSKADPASDIVFTWNGTTSGVRVPNADWIKADREGLTICDATSAAFAQKLDWAKLDVVTFSWQKALGGEAAHGMLVLSPRAVARLESYTPAWPLPKIFRMTKGGKLNEGIFEGETINTPSMLCVEDYLDALGWAKSVGGLSALIARADANTKVLADWKARTPWVDFLAADPAIRSNTSVCMKVVDPAITSLSADAQADFAKKLVALVEKEGAGFDFAHYRDAPAGLRIWCGATVEAKDVEILTQWIDWAFAEMKSSLAKAA
- a CDS encoding glutathione S-transferase family protein, with the protein product MKIYGDSSSGNCLKVKWVCDQLALPYDWVDVDTMKGESRTPEFLRLNGAGQVPTIVLDDGRVLAQSNAIIRYLARDSDLVPRDAFQAAKMDEWLFWEQYSHEPYIAVCRFQMVYLGKPASDLDPEKIKRGYFALARMEHQLAATRFLIGDPFSLADVALLAYTRVAHEGGFHLDGYASIRRWIAAAERELDLPPAR
- a CDS encoding outer membrane protein; translated protein: MRKFLMATAMLGMAHGAQAADMPDLPVLRGAFSDGVSSSQVNWQGYYIGAQAGYGRSDMNFAGATRAVTARMLDGLAIEQDGQVSQWPVMGKASQNGNGFGGFVGYNSQWDDVVIGVELSYLHGKFGGTQSGSVGRSFVDSLGYTDGVTNYGSSSMSITDIGTFRARAGYAFGSFLPYMFGGVALGQADIIRTARVFGQSVNVNAAPGFQYISFDHNKTDAQYSHLLYGYSAGLGVDVNLIGGLFLRAEWEYIRFSSAVDTSINTVRAGLGYKF